The Cloeon dipterum chromosome 3, ieCloDipt1.1, whole genome shotgun sequence genome includes a region encoding these proteins:
- the LOC135940893 gene encoding pantetheinase-like, whose protein sequence is MKIEKTFLFCLLVLLATLRVRCRNFIADEETVVVGDGSDLVAKEHYGTITFQYTPVGWDQEELQFNIIEQNLDRLSIDDTKGRKLMVFPEYALTTIKVKDDRKAAFRLSQIVPSNGIILCDDAGDPEQDYLAVHRLSCLAQRLQIDLVANLVEKVACSATETNQPCGSDGVLLYNTNVAFDKDGRLLAKYRKFNLLQEPALNRTDSAEAVTFTTSFGVTFGLVTGHDLLFHKPAVELVNVHRVTHFVHPTAWVNTLPFKTGTQIQMGWSRTLKVNLVSSSYLHVEKGYSGAGVYRKDGTYRMAIGLETGGEPIIDFFDQEKGAVDLTMKSFHTESDALMAEFSSTLLLNNKTAETCHGKFCCQLEIEADFGDQDHFYQLLAFSGEDGAGIQIQACGLVACANAEVASCGNALDESEYATRVSFNSILLKGNFSSSHVIPSTLHSESTLPFSFRGQLARQWHENSGWLFGLALRQPIKVHTFALYSHDYRVSNNAAAAIPCLISLLCATVGLLV, encoded by the exons ATGAAGATCGAGAAAACTTTCCTCTTCTGCCTCCTCGTTTTGCTCGCAACACTGAGGGTTCGCTGCAGAAATTTCATAGCGGATGAAGAAACTGTGGTTGTGGGAGACGGATCTGATTTg GTCGCGAAGGAGCATTACGGAACAATTACGTTTCAATACACTCCCGTTGGCTGGGATCAAGAAGAACTGCAATTCAatattattgaacaaaatcTGGACCGGCTCAGCATTGACGACACAAAG GGTCGAAAGCTGATGGTATTCCCGGAATACGCTTTGACAACAATCAAAGTTAAGGATGACAGGAAAGCAGCTTTCCGGCTCTCTCAAATTGTGCCGAGTAATGGAATCATCCTGTGCGATGACGCAGGCGACCCTGAGCAGGATTATCTG GCAGTGCATCGTCTGTCCTGTCTCGCCCAGCGCCTGCAAATAGACCTGGTGGCGAACCTCGTGGAAAAAGTGGCGTGCAGCGCGACCGAAACAAATCAACCGTGCGGCTCTGATGGTGTTCTTTTGTACAACACGAACGTTGCATTCGATAAGGACGGCAGACTGTTGGCAAA GTATCGCAAATTCAATCTGCTCCAAGAGCCTGCTCTGAACCGAACAGACTCGGCGGAAGCTGTCACGTTCACGACGTCGTTCGGGGTCACTTTCGGTCTAGTTACAGGTCACGATCTGCTCTTCCACAAACCTGCCGTTGAATTGGTCAATGTTCACAGAGTAACTCATTTTGTGCACCCCACCGCTTGGGTTAACACTCTGCCTTTTAAAACTG GTACTCAAATTCAAATGGGTTGGTCGCGCACCCTAAAAGTAAATTTGGTGAGCAGCAGCTACCTTCACGTCGAGAAAGGCTACAGCGGCGCTGGCGTATACCGAAAGGATGGCACATACAGAATGGCAATTGGCCTTGAAACAGGTGGTGAACCTATAATCGATTTTTTCGACCAAGAAAAAGGTGCCGTCGATCTGACAATGAAAAGTTTCCACACCGAAAGTGACGCCCTGATGGCCGAGTTCAGCAGCACCCTTTTGCTGAACAACAAGACTGCTGAGACATGCCACGGAAAATTCTGCTGTCAGCTTGAGATTGAGGCCGATTTTGGCGATCAAGACCATTTCTATCAATTGTTGGCCTTTAGTGGCGAAGATGGGGCTGGGATCCAGATACAAGCTTGCGGACTTGTGGCGTGTGCAAATGCAGAAGTCGCCTCTTGCGGGAATGCGCTTGACGAGTCTGAATATGCAACGCGTGTTTCGTTTAACTCCATCTTACTGAAAGGCAATTTCAG CTCCTCCCACGTGATTCCGAGCACCCTACACTCGGAGAGTACACTGCCCTTTTCGTTCAGGGGCCAGTTGGCGAGGCAGTGGCATGAAAACAGCGGCTGGCTGTTCGGGCTCGCGCTGAGACAGCCGATTAAGGTGCACACTTTTGCCCTCTATTCCCACGACTACCGCGTCTCCAACAATGCAGCCGCTGCGATACCGTGCCTTATTTCGTTACTCTGCGCCACTGTGGGACTCCTTGTGTGA
- the LOC135940346 gene encoding clotting factor G beta subunit-like, with translation MKVEPQVKCVLIIFAAFALIECSEAVFGNYGFGSFYPQPRGPPVAPGPMYPYYNPQAGFPPGPWRGNKDAEWLPPHHSTAHRNPYYNHPHDEDDSSFYDDDDEEDDKSQFDNKSCPGGWSGGTRWPCIPTKNCTTLKPRGIRTHCGWSAGSPLVCCPVVNAAIQADVRVPPRNNIRPPVQVKPQVQKCGQLVSDSRGAIVFRDDAPASIVGGVPLRTAQSSPWMAAIGERVKNEIEWFCGGSLISAQWVITAAHCTTRKTEIVRLGELDFSRTDEPAAPKDFIVVKVEKHPDYSPPNYYHDVALLKLREPVTFNQYIQPVCLPPPIMKNLEGAIATVSGWGDTAWGEDRSNVLLEVGVPIIPNSQCTKYFASRTIAKLNYPQGITNNLLCAGDTEEGGKDACKGDSGGPLVMREGNVHNLIGIVSTGVGCGSKNFPGVYVRISNYTEWIKNVIR, from the exons ATGAAGGTCGAACCTCAAGTGAAATGTGTACTCATCATCTTTGCAGCTTTTGCTCTCATCGAAT GTTCAGAAGCAGTTTTCGGCAACTATGGTTTCGGCAGTTTCTACCCCCAGCCTCGTGGCCCTCCTGTCGCTCCTGGCCCTATGTACCCCTACTACAATCCCCAGGCAGGCTTCCCTCCAGGGCCCTGGAGAGGCAACAAGGACGCTGAGTGGCTTCCGCCACACCATTCAACTGCACATCGCAACCCCTATTACAATCACCCGCACGACGAGGACGACAGTAGTTTCTacgatgacgacgacgaaGAAGATGACAAGAGTCAATTTGACAACAAATCTTGTCCCGGGGGTTGGAGCGGAGGCACCAGGTGGCCGTGCATACCCACCAAAAACTGCACCACACTCAAGCCTAGGGGCATTAGGACGCACTGTGGATGGAGCGCTGGCTCGCCCTTGGTGTGTTGTCCCGTCGTGAACGCGGCTATCCAAGCGGACGTAAGAGTGCCGCCTAGAAATAATATCAGGCCTCCGGTGCAAGTCAAACCTCAAGTTCAAA AATGCGGCCAGCTAGTGTCTGATTCGCGAGGCGCAATCGTCTTCCGCGATGACGCCCCTGCTTCCATCGTTGGCGGCGTTCCCCTCCGAACTGCCCAAAGTTCACCTTGGATG GCTGCAATTGGTGAGCGCGTTAAAAATGAGATTGAATGGTTCTGCGGCGGCTCTTTAATATCCGCACAGTGGGTTATTACGGCGGCACACTGCACCACAAG AAAGACTGAAATTGTGAGATTAGGAGAGCTTGACTTCTCTCGCACCGACGAGCCAGCTGCGCCAAAAGACTTTATTGTCGTTAAAGTGGAGAAACACCCTGATTACAGCCCTCCTAATTATTACCATGACGTCGCTCTTCTCAAGCTGAGGGAGCCAGTGACCTTCAATCAGTATATTCAGCCAGTCTGTCTGCCGCCTcctataatgaaaaatttggaagGCGCCATCGCTACAGTGTCAG gttGGGGAGACACAGCATGGGGTGAAGATCGGAGCAACGTTCTCTTGGAGGTTGGCGTGCCGATAATCCCAAATAGCCAATGCACAAAGTATTTTGCCTCGCGGACTATTGCCAAATTGAATTATCCACAGGGCATTACAAATAATCTATTGTGCGCCGGTGACACCGAGGAAGGCGGCAAAGACGCCTGCAAG GGAGACTCTGGCGGGCCGCTAGTAATGCGAGAGGGCAACGTGCACAATTTGATCGGCATTGTCTCAACAGGGGTCGGGTGCGGCTCGAAGAATTTTCCAGGCGTGTATGTCAGGATTTCAAATTACACTGAAtggataaaaaatgtaattagaTGA
- the LOC135940566 gene encoding cytochrome P450 302a1, mitochondrial has protein sequence MIQKYLQVGAGVPRRRFLIAVARHLSNGDTFRPFQDMPGPRSFPIIGTLYKYFPVIGDYQFERLHRNGEKKLAQYGKIVREEIVKGTNLVWLFDPVDIETLFRHGEGKHPQRLSHLAVLHFRLTRRDVYNTGGLLPTNGPDWARLRTVFQKSLSRPQNVRMYIPMLDEVLTDFVKLIERTACRSPVDDFLHELSRLSLEQTGLVAFDERLGGIAEEPIVLCEKLLEAALTINSCVLGTDQGLHLWKKFKTPLYKKMERAMLHLEKVAIEFVERKAAHLETYKTVDNRVGQSLSLLEQFLQSPDLDRKDVIGMVVDMLLAGADTTAYSSSFALYHLATNPEKQRLLHEEARSLLPTPDSRITTQTLSAAAYTKAVLKESLRLNPISVGVGRILQHDSVFSGYNVPKGTVVVTQNQVSCRQPSNFIRPNEFLPERWLRGHELNEPVHPYLTLPFGHGPRACIAKLLAEQNIQMMLLRIAREFHITWEGRGSLDSISLLINKPDRPLRLQFHKI, from the exons ATGATTCAAAA GTACCTGCAGGTGGGAGCAGGCGTCCCCCGCCGTCGATTTCTCATAGCAGTTGCCCGCCACCTGAGCAATGGCGACACCTTCAGGCCTTTTCAAGATATGCCTGGACCGCGATCTTTTCCAATCATAGGAactctttataaatatttcccagTTATTG GTGATTATCAGTTTGAAAGGTTGCACAGAAATGGAGAGAAAAAACTTGCGCAATACGGCAAAATCGTGCGAGAGGAAATCGTCAAAGGCACCAACCTAGTGTGGTTATTCGACCCCGTCGATATTGAAACCCTTTTCAGACACGGCGAGGGAAAACACCCTCAGAGGTTGAGCCACCTCGCAGTTCTACACTTCAGGCTCACAAGGCGCGATGTCTATAATACTGGCGGCCTCCTTCCAAC AAACGGTCCTGATTGGGCGCGGCTAAGGACAGTTTTCCAAAAGTCTCTGAGCAGGCCGCAAAATGTCAGAATGTACATCCCTATGTTGGATGAAGTTCTCACGGATTTTGTCAAGCTCATTGAAAGGACTGCGTGCCGATCTCCGGTGGACGATTTTTTGCACGAACTCTCCCGTCTGAGCCTTGAGC aaACTGGATTAGTAGCTTTTGATGAGAGATTGGGTGGCATCGCGGAGGAACCAATTGTACTCTGCGAGAAACTGTTGGAAGCTGCTTTAACGATCAATAGCTGCGTGTTGGGCACTGATCAAGGGCTCCATTTGTGGAAGAAATTCAAAACGCCATTgtacaaaaaaatggaaagagcTATGTTGCACTTGGAAAA GGTCGCTATCGAATTCGTGGAGAGGAAAGCAGCACATCTTGAGACTTATAAGACAGTAGATAACCGCGTCGGGCAGTCTTTGTCTCTGCTGGAACAATTCCTCCAGTCCCCTGATCTTGATCGGAAAGATGTGATAGGAATGGTGGTCGACATGCTTCTCGCTGGTGCTGATACG acggCGTACAGTTCTAGCTTCGCCCTGTACCATTTGGCGACGAACCCCGAAAAGCAGCGGTTGCTGCACGAAGAAGCGAGATCGCTACTGCCGACCCCTGACTCTAGGATCACGACTCAGACGTTATCGGCCGCTGCGTACACCAAAGCCGTCCTCAAAGAATCGCTCCGCCTTAATCCTATATCGGTTGGCGTGGGACGCATTCTCCAGCACGATTCCGTTTTCTCGGGATATAATGTGCCCAAAGGG acaGTGGTCGTGACGCAGAATCAAGTCTCGTGCCGCCAACCAAGCAACTTTATACGGCCAAACGAGTTCCTGCCTGAAAGGTGGCTCAGAGGCCACGAGCTGAACGAACCCGTGCATCCTTACCTTACACTACCCTTTGGACACGGACCTAGGGcgtgcattgcaaaattgttgGCTGAGCAGAACATTCAAATGATGCTTCTGAGA ATTGCAAGGGAATTCCACATTACTTGGGAAGGACGAGGTTCACTTGACAGCATTTCACTGCTGATAAATAAACCTGACAGGCCTTTACGATTGCAGTTCCACAAAATTTGA
- the CDK2AP1 gene encoding cyclin-dependent kinase 2-associated protein 2 — MDDELPARIASMEPSVTITPIPANMPPTPPVSFVEANSMASITVVPPQQPAMSNYAQLLRVIEDMGKDLRPTYAGSKTAAERLKRGIVNSRILVRECLLETERSARQ, encoded by the coding sequence ATGGACGACGAACTGCCAGCCCGAATCGCCAGCATGGAACCATCGGTGACAATAACACCTATTCCAGCGAACATGCCACCCACCCCGCCTGTGTCGTTTGTCGAGGCCAACTCGATGGCTTCAATAACCGTGGTGCCACCCCAGCAACCAGCAATGTCCAATTACGCTCAACTGCTGAGGGTCATCGAGGACATGGGCAAAGACCTGCGGCCGACCTACGCTGGTAGCAAGACAGCCGCCGAGAGGCTCAAGAGAGGCATTGTCAACTCGCGGATCTTGGTCAGGGAATGCCTTCTAGAGACGGAGAGGAGTGCCAGACAATGA